From Medicago truncatula cultivar Jemalong A17 chromosome 7, MtrunA17r5.0-ANR, whole genome shotgun sequence, a single genomic window includes:
- the LOC25497891 gene encoding GDSL esterase/lipase At5g14450: MKFFTQFTTIVLLLSCFLSIQAEKLKSSQSCEFQAIFNFGDSNSDTGCMSAAFYPAILPYGETFFHEAVDRFSDGRLIIDFIAKHLGMPFLSAYINSIGTSYRHGANFAAGSSTIMRQNKTYFDGGTPFTLEIQVEQFNQFKSRTGKFFTQANKSSYTRHFPKPEDIAKSIFILDIGQNDIADVISKVGKEDSHALISNIVEYFSKQIQSLHFFGARTFWIHNTGPIGCLPVAMPIHNAHNNQTQVVGYLDQNGCVNSQNDLAKEFNKKLKDIVVKLREQFHDASFTYVDMFSAKYELISNANKSGFVDPSGICCGYHENGYHVYCGNKATINGKEIVTSSCEDPSKYISWDGVHYTEAANQWIANRILDGSFSDPPLPIAQSCQITH, encoded by the exons ATGAAGTTTTTTACACAGTTTACTACTATTGTTTTGTTACTCTCTTGCTTTTTGAGTATCCAAGCAGAGAAACTCAAATCCTCACAATCATGTGAATTTCAAGCTATTTTCAATTTTGGTGATTCTAATTCAGATACTGGTTGTATGTCTGCAGCATTTTATCCTGCTATTTTGCCTTATGGTGAGACCTTCTTCCATGAGGCTGTTGATAGATTTTCTGATGGCCGTCTAATCATCGATTTCATCG CCAAGCACCTTGGAATGCCATTTTTGAGCGCATATATAAACTCAATTGGAACAAGCTATAGGCATGGTGCAAACTTTGCTGCAGGATCATCAACGATTATGCGACAAAACAAGACGTACTTTGATGGTGGCACGCCTTTCACCCTTGAAATCCAAGTAGAACAGTTTAACCAGTTCAAATCACGCACCGGGAAGTTCTTCACACAAG CAAATAAAAGTTCATACACAAGACACTTTCCGAAACCAGAGGACATTGCGAAATCAATCTTCATTCTTGATATTGGTCAAAATGATATTGCTGATGTTATTAGTAAGGTGGGAAAGGAAGATTCCCATGCATTGATCTCAAATATTGTGGaatatttttctaaacaaaTTCAA AGTCTACATTTTTTCGGAGCAAGGACATTCTGGATACACAACACAGGACCTATTGGTTGCCTTCCAGTGGCAATGCCCATTCACAATGCACATAACAACCAAACTCAAGTGGTTGGTTATCTTGATCAAAACGGCTGCGTCAATTCGCAGAACGACTTGGCCAAAGAGTTCAATAAAAAGCTTAAAGATATAGTTGTCAAATTAAGGGAACAGTTCCATGATGCTTCTTTCACCTATGTGGATATGTTCTCTGCAAAGTATGAGCTAATCAGTAATGCTAATAAATCAG gatttgtTGATCCTTCTGGAATATGTTGTGGGTATCATGAAAATGGATACCATGTTTATTGTGGGAATAAAGCAACGATTAATGGTAAAGAAATTGTTACAAGTTCTTGTGAAGATCCTTCAAAGTACATTAGTTGGGATGGAGTGCACTACACTGAAGCAGCAAATCAATGGATTGCAAATAGAATACTTGATGGTTCTTTTTCAGATCCACCACTTCCTATTGCACAATCATGTCAAATTACTCATTAG
- the LOC25497892 gene encoding GDSL esterase/lipase At5g14450 isoform X1 has protein sequence MSLMGSLIQFNTIVLLLSLFQSIQAEEFKSSQPCEFQAIFNFGDSNSDTGCMSAAFHPAVLPYGETFFHDGAGRASDGRLIIDFIAKHLRLPFLSAYINSIGTSYRHGANFAAGSSTIMRQNKTFFDGGSPFTLEIQIAQFIQFKARTAKFFTQAENKTSFRRHLAENQSYFRRHFPKPEDFANAIYMLDIGQNDLGDVISKVGKEDSQALISNIVEYFAKQVQKLYSFGARKFWIHNTGPIGCLPVFMPIHNAINSQTQVAGYLDQNGCVNHPNNLAREFNKKLKDVVVKLREQFHDASFTYVDMFSAKYELISNANKSGFVNPSGICCGYHEDGYHVYCGNKAMINGKEIVASSCEDPSKYISWDGVHYTEAANQWIANRILNGSFSDPSLPIAHSCQITH, from the exons ATGTCACTAATGGGATCCCTCATACAGTTCAATACTATAGTTTTGTTACTCAGTTTGTTTCAAAGTATACAAGCAGAGGAATTCAAATCCTCACAACCATGTGAATTTCAAGCTATTTTCAATTTTGGTGATTCTAATTCAGATACTGGTTGTATGTCAGCGGCATTTCACCCAGCTGTTTTGCCTTATGGTGAAACCTTCTTTCATGACGGTGCTGgtagagcttctgatggacgtCTCATCATAGATTTCATTG CCAAGCACCTTAGATTGCCATTTTTGAGCGCATATATAAACTCAATTGGAACAAGCTATAGGCATGGTGCAAACTTTGCTGCTGGGTCATCAACAATTATGAGGCAAAACAAGACCTTCTTCGATGGTGGCTCGCCTTTCACTCTTGAAATTCAAATAGCACAGTTTATTCAGTTCAAAGCGCGCACCGCCAAGTTCTTCACCCAAG CagaaaataaaacttctttcagAAGACACTTAGCAGAAAATCAAAGTTATTTCAGAAGACACTTTCCAAAGCCAGAGGACTTTGCAAATGCTATCTACATGCTTGATATTGGTCAAAATGATCTTGGTGATGTTATTAGTAAGGTGGGAAAGGAAGATTCACAAGCATTGATCTCAAACATTGTGGAATATTTTGCAAAACAAGTTCAA AAACTATATAGTTTTGGAGCAAGGAAATTCTGGATACACAATACAGGCCCAATTGGTTGCCTTCCAGTATTCATGCCCATTCACAATGCCATCAACAGCCAAACTCAAGTGGCTGGTTATCTTGATCAAAACGGCTGTGTTAATCACCCAAACAACTTGGCCAGAGAGTTCAATAAAAAGCTTAAAGATGTTGTTGTCAAATTAAGGGAACAGTTCCATGATGCTTCTTTCACATATGTGGACATGTTCTCTGCAAAGTATGAGCTAATCAGTAATGCTAATAAATCAG gatttgtTAACCCTTCTGGAATATGTTGTGGGTATCATGAAGATGGATACCATGTTTATTGTGGAAATAAAGCAATGATTAATGGTAAAGAAATAGTTGCTAGTTCTTGTGAAGATCCTTCAAAGTACATTAGTTGGGATGGAGTGCACTACACTGAAGCAGCAAATCAATGGATTGCAAATAGAATACTTAATGGTTCCTTTTCAGATCCATCACTTCCTATTGCACACTCATGTCAAATTACTCATTAG
- the LOC25497892 gene encoding GDSL esterase/lipase At5g14450 isoform X2, with protein MSLMGSLIQFNTIVLLLSLFQSIQAEEFKSSQPCEFQAIFNFGDSNSDTGCMSAAFHPAVLPYGETFFHDGAGRASDGRLIIDFIAKHLRLPFLSAYINSIGTSYRHGANFAAGSSTIMRQNKTFFDGGSPFTLEIQIAQFIQFKARTAKFFTQENKTSFRRHLAENQSYFRRHFPKPEDFANAIYMLDIGQNDLGDVISKVGKEDSQALISNIVEYFAKQVQKLYSFGARKFWIHNTGPIGCLPVFMPIHNAINSQTQVAGYLDQNGCVNHPNNLAREFNKKLKDVVVKLREQFHDASFTYVDMFSAKYELISNANKSGFVNPSGICCGYHEDGYHVYCGNKAMINGKEIVASSCEDPSKYISWDGVHYTEAANQWIANRILNGSFSDPSLPIAHSCQITH; from the exons ATGTCACTAATGGGATCCCTCATACAGTTCAATACTATAGTTTTGTTACTCAGTTTGTTTCAAAGTATACAAGCAGAGGAATTCAAATCCTCACAACCATGTGAATTTCAAGCTATTTTCAATTTTGGTGATTCTAATTCAGATACTGGTTGTATGTCAGCGGCATTTCACCCAGCTGTTTTGCCTTATGGTGAAACCTTCTTTCATGACGGTGCTGgtagagcttctgatggacgtCTCATCATAGATTTCATTG CCAAGCACCTTAGATTGCCATTTTTGAGCGCATATATAAACTCAATTGGAACAAGCTATAGGCATGGTGCAAACTTTGCTGCTGGGTCATCAACAATTATGAGGCAAAACAAGACCTTCTTCGATGGTGGCTCGCCTTTCACTCTTGAAATTCAAATAGCACAGTTTATTCAGTTCAAAGCGCGCACCGCCAAGTTCTTCACCCAAG aaaataaaacttctttcagAAGACACTTAGCAGAAAATCAAAGTTATTTCAGAAGACACTTTCCAAAGCCAGAGGACTTTGCAAATGCTATCTACATGCTTGATATTGGTCAAAATGATCTTGGTGATGTTATTAGTAAGGTGGGAAAGGAAGATTCACAAGCATTGATCTCAAACATTGTGGAATATTTTGCAAAACAAGTTCAA AAACTATATAGTTTTGGAGCAAGGAAATTCTGGATACACAATACAGGCCCAATTGGTTGCCTTCCAGTATTCATGCCCATTCACAATGCCATCAACAGCCAAACTCAAGTGGCTGGTTATCTTGATCAAAACGGCTGTGTTAATCACCCAAACAACTTGGCCAGAGAGTTCAATAAAAAGCTTAAAGATGTTGTTGTCAAATTAAGGGAACAGTTCCATGATGCTTCTTTCACATATGTGGACATGTTCTCTGCAAAGTATGAGCTAATCAGTAATGCTAATAAATCAG gatttgtTAACCCTTCTGGAATATGTTGTGGGTATCATGAAGATGGATACCATGTTTATTGTGGAAATAAAGCAATGATTAATGGTAAAGAAATAGTTGCTAGTTCTTGTGAAGATCCTTCAAAGTACATTAGTTGGGATGGAGTGCACTACACTGAAGCAGCAAATCAATGGATTGCAAATAGAATACTTAATGGTTCCTTTTCAGATCCATCACTTCCTATTGCACACTCATGTCAAATTACTCATTAG
- the LOC25497894 gene encoding GDSL esterase/lipase At5g14450, translating into MGLSEVFVVFFFFLSCVKCVELKDSSPSCSFPAIYNFGDSNSDTGGISAAFVPIPSPYGQGFFHKPFGRDSDGRVILDFIAEKLKLPYLSAYLNSLGTNYRHGANFATGGSTIRKQNETIFQYGISPFSLDIQIVQFNQFKARTKQLYQEANNSLERSKLPVPEEFAKALYTFDIGQNDLSVGFRKMNFDQIRETMPDIVNQLASAVKNIYEQGGRSFWIHNTGPIGCMPVNLFYKHDVPAGYFDQYGCVKDQNTIAVEFNKKLKDRVVKLRTELPEAAITYVDVYAAKYGLISNTKNEGFVDPMKICCGYHVNDTHIWCGNLGTANGKDVYGTSCEKPSMYVSWDGVHYAEAANHWVADRILNGTFTDPATPILQACYRH; encoded by the exons ATGGGATTAAGTGAAGTGTTTgttgtgttcttcttcttcctatCTTGTGTGAAGTGTGTTGAACTAAAAGACTCATCACCCTCTTGTTCTTTTCCTGCAATATACAACTTTGGAGACTCAAATTCAGACACTGGTGGCATATCAGCTGCATTTGTTCCAATTCCTTCACCATATGGTCAAGGCTTTTTCCACAAACCTTTTGGTAGAGACAGTGATGGTCGTGTCATTCTTGATTTTATAg CTGAGAAGCTAAAGTTGCCATATTTAAGTGcttatctgaattcacttgGAACCAATTATAGACATGGGGCGAATTTCGCAACTGGTGGATCCACCATCAGGAAGCAGAATGAGACAATATTTCAATATGGAATAAGTCCATTCTCTCTTGATATTCAAATTGTGCAGTTCAACCAGTTCAAAGCAAGAACCAAACAACTTTACCAAGAAG CCAACAATTCACTTGAAAGAAGCAAGCTTCCTGTGCCCGAGGAGTTCGCTAAGGCACTCTACACATTTGATATTGGTCAAAATGATCTCTCCGTTGGGTTTAGGAAGATGAATTTTGACCAAATTCGTGAAACCATGCCGGATATAGTTAACCAGTTAGCCTCTGCAGTCAAA AATATATACGAACAAGGAGGGAGGTCATTTTGGATACACAACACTGGCCCCATTGGATGTATGCCGGTGAACCTATTTTACAAGCACGATGTACCAGCTGGCTATTTTGACCAGTATGGATGCGTAAAGGATCAAAATACAATAGCTGTTGAATTCAACAAGAAGCTTAAGGACAGAGTTGTCAAGCTGAGAACAGAACTTCCTGAGGCTGCAATTACATATGTAGATGTTTATGCTGCAAAATATGGACTAATCAGCAATACAAAAAATGAAG GATTTGTGGATCCAATGAAGATCTGTTGTGGTTATCATGTGAATGATACACATATATGGTGTGGGAATTTAGGAACAGCAAATGGGAAAGATGTGTATGGTACATCTTGTGAAAAACCATCAATGTATGTGAGTTGGGATGGTGTTCACTATGCTGAAGCTGCTAACCATTGGGTCGCTGATCGTATACTCAATGGAACTTTCACTGACCCAGCAACACCTATTTTACAAGCATGTTATCGGCATTAA
- the LOC25497895 gene encoding SAGA-associated factor 29 homolog B: MLYTRANSSATEGNEKKRKRVKIEHISRLTPSMRNQLKACANLKGEKVAARVRDDWFVVEVINFDKKLMEFEVLDEEPGDDEDNSGQRQYKLPMGNIIPFPKSNDPSSAQDFPPGKHVLAVYPGTTALYKATVVQGHRRRKTDDYVLEFDDDEEDGSLPQRTVPFHTVVPLPEGHRQ, encoded by the exons ATGTTGTATACTCGAGCAAA TTCTTCGGCTACAGAAGGCAATGAGAAGAAAAGGAAACGAGTGAAAATAGAGCACATTTCAAGGTTAACTCCGAGTATGCGAAATCAACTTAAGGCTTGTGCCAATCTTAAGGGTGAAAAG GTAGCAGCTAGGGTTAGGGACGACTGGTTTGTTGTAGAAGTGATTAATTTTGATAAGAAATTAATGGA ATTTGAAGTACTTGATGAGGAACCTGGTGATGATGAAGATAACAGTGGCCAAAG ACAGTACAAGCTTCCAATGGGAAATATCATTCCTTTCCCTAAGAGTAATGATCCTTCAAGTGCCCAAGATTTCCCACCTGGAAAACATGTCTTGGCAGTTTATCCAGGAACTACTGCACTTTATAAAGCAACAGTTGTTCAAGGCCATCGCAGG AGGAAGACAGATGA TTATGTGTTGGAATTTGATGATGACGAAGAAGATGGGTCTCTACCTCAAAGGACAGTGCCCTTCCACACAGTTGTTCCTCTGCCAGAAGGACATCGTCAATAA